The DNA region TATGGTGCGTGCCGACAGTCGTCGGATGGTACGACATTGTCGACCGCGCCTGATACTGGGGGTACTGGGGGCTGGCGCCGGTCGGGGAGCACTCAGGCTGTGCAGGGACACCATCCCCGACGGGATATCTGTTTCCCGCCGCCAACGGACTCCCAGCCATCGACTGTCCGTTATCCGTAAAATAGATTGGTGGGGCAATAGGCGTGGCGGCCGGGTCGCAGGTCACATCCACCGCGATGGTCGAGGCCTCCACGCCAGCGTAATAGGTACCGGTGGCGTTCACCTGCACCGCCTGAATGTCCGCGGTGGCGAGGGGGCTTCCCACAACGCTACCGGCGATGGCCGCAAAAGCGGTCAGCGCCAATCCAATCCGAACTCTTCTCATCCCGAACCCCCTCTGAAATACACACTCTTCAGTGCAGGGAGAGTAGCGATACCGGAGGGACCACACGTCCGAACCAGGGCCCCTAGTTACTTGGGCTCAGGACCAGCGGCGGGTGATGGTTCGGGTGTTGCGGCCCTTCCAGCAGCCGGTGTGCCAGTGCCGGCGATCGTCCTCGCCGTCGTACGCGGCCCAGGCGACGATATGCGGTGTGCCGGGCGGTATTACCTGATCGCAGCCGGGGCAGCGGTAGGACTTGGTGGCGCGGGTGCCGGGAACCGTTCGGACGATGAAGGTTTCGTCGGTACCGGGGCCGGGCTCGGTGCGACCGAAGACATCGCCCAGGGGGCGCGGAT from Nocardia tengchongensis includes:
- a CDS encoding ATP/GTP-binding protein, with amino-acid sequence MPRRKPRPKDSARSHRDPRPLGDVFGRTEPGPGTDETFIVRTVPGTRATKSYRCPGCDQVIPPGTPHIVAWAAYDGEDDRRHWHTGCWKGRNTRTITRRWS